A window of Chloracidobacterium sp. N contains these coding sequences:
- a CDS encoding isoprenyl transferase — protein MHELETLIEPGSPDAFLLRQLDPNRLPKHVAIIMDGNGRWANRQGKARIAGHPAGVEAVRATVENCARLGIPTLTLYAFSSENWRRPRVEVTMLMRLLQQCLRREVPLLNRNGVRLRFIGRLEALSAEIRKALDYAVTATAHNQRMTLNVAFNYGGRAEIVDALRSVVREFMGLGRPLDTLTEADVARHLYTDSDPDLLIRTSGEMRLSNFLLWQMAYTEIFVTDTLWPDFNRTHLLEALVAYQRRQRRFGGVETVGVPVSALA, from the coding sequence ATGCACGAATTGGAAACCCTCATTGAACCCGGCTCGCCGGACGCTTTTCTGCTGCGCCAACTCGACCCCAACCGCCTGCCCAAACACGTGGCCATCATCATGGATGGCAACGGACGCTGGGCGAACCGGCAGGGCAAGGCCCGCATTGCCGGCCACCCGGCCGGCGTCGAAGCCGTGCGGGCGACGGTGGAAAACTGCGCCCGGCTGGGCATTCCTACCCTGACGCTCTACGCCTTTTCTTCGGAGAACTGGCGGCGGCCGCGGGTTGAAGTCACGATGCTGATGCGCCTGCTGCAACAGTGCCTTCGGCGCGAAGTGCCGCTGCTGAACCGCAACGGCGTGCGCCTGCGGTTCATCGGACGGCTGGAAGCGTTGTCGGCGGAGATTCGGAAAGCCCTTGACTATGCCGTGACCGCCACGGCGCACAACCAGCGGATGACGCTGAACGTTGCCTTCAACTATGGCGGGCGGGCCGAGATTGTGGATGCCCTGCGCAGCGTGGTGCGCGAGTTTATGGGGCTGGGGCGGCCGCTCGACACGCTGACCGAAGCCGACGTGGCCCGCCATCTCTACACGGACAGCGACCCCGACCTGCTCATTCGTACCAGCGGGGAAATGCGCCTGAGCAACTTTCTGCTGTGGCAGATGGCCTACACGGAAATCTTCGTGACCGATACCCTGTGGCCGGATTTCAACCGCACCCACCTGCTCGAAGCCCTCGTAGCCTATCAGCGCCGGCAGCGCCGGTTTGGCGGCGTTGAAACGGTTGGCGTTCCCGTGTCGGCGCTGGCATAG
- a CDS encoding tetratricopeptide repeat protein — MTDLNAQPYHRIQTEQGRYYFAAGLALMLSSVAFRLGAPAAGVTLLAAFPLLLVLARYEVLVFDGTHLRRRGPYAWWQARMLGGTTSLPLAQLELSITEVVHLPLTLARYRFRTILVGNGFEAVLFSNTAGYAPFVTAVFSAVDESKLDFHSRAWLQYGAPPPLTAIADALDDQHLAQFPAVLLRRTANHFTLTGRLRLAQRYFRQAYGRDRGNPHLLCEMGYFFRRFALAEHPRWQLRAAACLRLAARLARHEPHLLERIGEAYCELFDFARAERCFRKALELNRQLFRAYAGLAELAFRDGQLARVAHFYYAAAHSTSDPALRRRAQSEARYYERLSQDDDYLEAEVRRITWLHHIRQMRTMAGGIFFVAWLVVGLTGARFPDVQDIGLALMGSSGLAWLGLSCSLHWQRRRSALPETVT; from the coding sequence GTGACCGACCTGAACGCCCAGCCTTACCACCGTATCCAGACCGAACAGGGTCGCTACTACTTTGCCGCCGGCCTGGCGTTGATGCTGTCGAGTGTGGCGTTTCGCCTTGGCGCGCCGGCCGCCGGAGTGACGCTGCTGGCCGCCTTTCCGCTGCTGCTCGTGCTGGCCCGCTATGAAGTGCTTGTCTTTGACGGAACGCACCTGCGGCGGCGTGGGCCCTACGCCTGGTGGCAGGCCCGGATGCTGGGCGGGACGACTTCCCTGCCCCTTGCCCAGCTTGAGTTGAGCATCACCGAGGTCGTCCATCTGCCGCTGACGCTGGCGCGGTACCGGTTTCGGACGATTCTCGTCGGCAACGGATTTGAAGCCGTGTTGTTCTCGAACACGGCTGGGTACGCGCCGTTCGTGACGGCCGTGTTTTCGGCTGTGGATGAGTCCAAGCTCGACTTTCATTCCCGTGCCTGGCTGCAATACGGCGCGCCGCCCCCGCTGACCGCAATAGCCGACGCCTTGGATGACCAGCATCTGGCGCAGTTTCCGGCGGTGCTGCTCCGCCGTACGGCCAACCACTTCACCCTGACCGGCCGCCTGCGGCTGGCGCAACGCTACTTCCGGCAGGCTTATGGGCGCGACCGTGGCAACCCGCATCTGCTGTGTGAAATGGGCTACTTTTTCCGCCGCTTTGCGCTGGCCGAGCATCCGCGCTGGCAACTCCGCGCAGCGGCCTGCCTGCGGCTGGCCGCCCGGTTGGCGCGGCATGAGCCGCATCTGCTGGAGCGCATCGGCGAGGCCTACTGCGAACTGTTTGACTTTGCGCGCGCCGAGCGGTGTTTTCGGAAGGCGTTGGAGCTGAACCGGCAGCTTTTTCGGGCCTATGCGGGTCTGGCCGAGCTGGCCTTTCGGGACGGACAACTGGCGCGGGTGGCGCACTTTTACTATGCGGCAGCGCACAGCACCAGCGACCCGGCCCTGCGGCGCCGGGCGCAGAGTGAGGCGCGTTATTACGAGCGGTTGAGTCAGGACGATGACTACCTCGAAGCGGAAGTGCGCCGCATCACATGGCTGCACCACATCCGCCAGATGCGCACCATGGCCGGCGGCATTTTTTTCGTGGCCTGGCTGGTCGTCGGCTTGACAGGCGCACGCTTCCCGGATGTGCAGGACATCGGGCTGGCGCTGATGGGGTCATCCGGGCTGGCGTGGCTTGGGCTTTCCTGCAGCCTGCACTGGCAACGGCGGCGGTCGGCGCTCCCGGAAACCGTCACTTGA
- the tsaB gene encoding tRNA (adenosine(37)-N6)-threonylcarbamoyltransferase complex dimerization subunit type 1 TsaB, translating to MTPDAPPPDAPPVETAAGVALTPTSWWLVVDTASPRLSLALLRGHELQAQWGVRSLHPSAHRVVADIAYLLERTGLRPKDLAALGALIGPGSFTGIRVGLAAVKGLAQPLNCPIATATTLEVLADAVLPLQQPTTVVVLNVSHRREVHGQAFSAGPDAEPRTLTAALTGEVHTVLEQLFRHVPKDCPRLLTGDALALLDDSNVSAFVGDLPRIAPPPWLAPVAAPRLAARLAAGVTCDAKTLTACYARAALPTG from the coding sequence ATGACGCCGGATGCCCCGCCCCCGGATGCCCCACCTGTGGAGACCGCGGCTGGTGTGGCGCTGACGCCCACAAGCTGGTGGCTCGTCGTGGACACGGCTTCGCCGCGCCTGAGTCTGGCCCTTCTGCGCGGACATGAACTCCAGGCGCAATGGGGCGTCCGCAGCCTGCACCCCAGCGCCCACCGGGTGGTTGCCGACATTGCCTACCTGCTTGAACGTACGGGCCTGCGCCCGAAGGATTTGGCCGCCCTCGGCGCGCTCATCGGTCCGGGAAGCTTCACCGGCATTCGCGTCGGACTGGCAGCCGTCAAGGGACTGGCGCAGCCGCTCAACTGCCCCATTGCCACGGCCACTACGCTGGAAGTTCTCGCCGATGCCGTCCTGCCGCTTCAGCAGCCAACGACGGTCGTGGTGCTCAATGTCTCCCACCGGCGCGAAGTCCACGGGCAGGCTTTTTCCGCCGGGCCTGACGCCGAACCCCGGACTCTCACCGCTGCCCTGACCGGAGAGGTCCATACCGTCCTGGAGCAGCTTTTCCGCCACGTTCCGAAAGACTGCCCACGGCTTCTGACCGGCGACGCCCTGGCGCTGCTCGACGATAGCAATGTGTCTGCTTTCGTGGGCGACCTGCCACGGATCGCGCCACCGCCCTGGCTGGCGCCCGTCGCGGCACCCCGGTTGGCGGCCCGGCTTGCCGCCGGTGTGACCTGTGATGCAAAGACTTTAACCGCCTGCTACGCGCGGGCTGCACTGCCCACTGGGTGA
- the gcvPB gene encoding aminomethyl-transferring glycine dehydrogenase subunit GcvPB, with product MALPTTPRIQKARPHISQNENLIFENSRPGSRAYHLPPSDVPEVAPSALVPSHLLRQDDLSELPELTEPEVVRHYTRLSTWNYGTDTGMFPLGSCTMKYNPKINEWAARLPGFARSHPLAPEATVRGNLLLMKQLEEALCEITGLAAVSLQPTAGAHGELTGMMMIRAALTARGDARRYVLIPDAAHGTNPASAVMCGYKVITLISRKNGLLDLAALDKAMTDEVAGLMITNPNTLGLFEEDIAKACELIHARGGFVYMDGANMNALVGIARPGDMGVDVMHLNLHKTFSTPHGGGGPGCGPVAVNRELEPYLPCPTLRRVDDQTVVFDNDRPHSIGRVKAYYGNFGMMVRALAYIRALGAEGLRAATETAVLNANYIKHHLQDDYEVPFEGPVLHEVVFNDRRQQAHGVRNGDIAKRLIDYGFHPPTMSFPLVAPGAIMVEPTESESRAELDLFIASMRAIAQECRENPEVVKTAPHLARLRRLDETAAARQPVLRWRPSPVVKAAGA from the coding sequence ATGGCGCTTCCCACAACACCCCGCATCCAGAAAGCCCGTCCGCACATCAGCCAGAACGAAAACCTCATCTTTGAAAACTCCCGTCCCGGCAGCCGCGCCTACCACCTGCCGCCGAGCGACGTTCCCGAAGTAGCGCCCTCTGCACTGGTTCCGTCCCACCTGCTGCGGCAGGATGACCTCTCCGAGCTGCCTGAACTGACCGAGCCTGAAGTCGTCCGGCACTACACGCGGCTTTCGACCTGGAACTACGGCACGGATACCGGCATGTTTCCGCTCGGCTCGTGTACGATGAAGTACAACCCGAAAATCAACGAGTGGGCGGCGCGACTGCCCGGCTTTGCCCGGTCGCATCCCCTCGCCCCGGAAGCGACGGTTCGCGGCAATCTTCTGCTGATGAAGCAGCTCGAAGAAGCCCTCTGTGAAATCACGGGTCTGGCTGCGGTTTCCCTGCAACCCACGGCCGGCGCGCACGGCGAACTCACCGGCATGATGATGATTCGCGCAGCGCTGACCGCGCGCGGCGACGCCCGCCGGTACGTCCTCATTCCCGACGCCGCCCACGGCACCAACCCGGCCAGTGCCGTGATGTGTGGCTACAAGGTCATCACACTTATCTCCAGGAAGAACGGCCTGCTTGATTTGGCGGCGCTCGACAAAGCGATGACCGATGAAGTCGCCGGGCTGATGATCACCAACCCGAACACCCTGGGGCTGTTTGAAGAAGACATTGCCAAAGCCTGCGAACTCATCCACGCCCGTGGCGGCTTTGTCTATATGGACGGCGCGAACATGAACGCCCTGGTTGGCATTGCGCGCCCCGGCGACATGGGCGTGGATGTCATGCACCTGAACCTGCACAAGACCTTTTCCACGCCACACGGCGGCGGCGGCCCCGGATGCGGCCCCGTCGCCGTCAACCGTGAGCTGGAGCCATACCTGCCCTGTCCGACCCTGCGCCGGGTGGATGACCAGACCGTGGTGTTTGACAACGACCGCCCCCACTCGATTGGGCGCGTCAAGGCGTACTATGGCAACTTCGGCATGATGGTGCGCGCGCTGGCCTACATCCGCGCCCTGGGAGCGGAAGGGCTGCGGGCCGCCACGGAAACGGCCGTCCTCAATGCCAACTACATCAAGCACCACCTTCAGGACGACTACGAAGTGCCGTTCGAGGGCCCCGTCCTCCACGAGGTCGTCTTCAATGACCGGCGGCAGCAGGCCCACGGCGTACGCAACGGCGACATCGCCAAGCGGCTCATTGACTACGGCTTTCATCCGCCGACGATGTCGTTCCCCCTCGTTGCGCCGGGCGCGATTATGGTCGAGCCGACCGAAAGCGAAAGCCGCGCTGAACTCGATTTGTTCATCGCCTCCATGCGCGCCATTGCCCAGGAATGCAGGGAAAACCCGGAAGTCGTCAAAACCGCGCCCCATCTGGCGCGGCTGCGCCGGCTCGATGAAACTGCTGCGGCGCGGCAGCCCGTTCTGCGCTGGCGGCCGTCGCCGGTCGTCAAAGCGGCCGGTGCATGA
- a CDS encoding sodium-translocating pyrophosphatase, translated as MEYAVIFGLIIVALGFAAFLARNVLALETGTEAMRKISDAIKEGAEAFLRRQNTTIAYLAVALAALIFILYAFVRTPGINDPVKDPRTLALVTVISFLLGAACSVASGYIGMWISIRTNIRTASAALTSLNGALQAALRGGAVAGLLVVALSLLGVAGLFAIVSLLKITEMSKIPLLIAGYGFGASFVALFAQLGGGIYTKAADVGADLVGKVEAGIPEDDPRNPAVIADLVGDNVGDCAGRGADLFESMAAENIGALILASSLFAANATAFEKSQQLGVLLYPLVVGAFGLLASIVGVMVVRTDEKSDPMKALNRGFYVTCLLATAGFFVASKWLLASTAAPNAYLSFFACGVVGILTSLAFVFITQYYTEYRYRPVRSIADASQTGPATNVIMGIAVGLESTAIPVVVIAIAVLTSYYLGMNSGFAKAGLFGTAAATMGMLGTAGYILAMDTFGPITDNAGGIVEMSEQPDEVREKTDRLDAVGNTTKALTKGYAVGSAALAAFLLFSAYMDEVRSYWPFTYGPTLERIDLAKPEVFIGGMVGAMLVMLFASLAIKAVGAVAQDVITEVRRQFRSNPGIMKGTSKPDYGHCVDIVTRGALKQMVLPGALVVLTPIIVGIVFRQVYLSQGMTANSATGAEVVGGLLLIGTIVGILMALFLNNGGGAWDNAKKYIETGAHGGKRSDAHKAAVVGDTVGDPFKDTAGPSLHVLIKLLATITLVMAPLFI; from the coding sequence GTGCTGGCGCTCGAAACCGGCACGGAGGCGATGCGGAAGATTTCCGATGCCATCAAGGAAGGGGCGGAAGCCTTCTTGCGGCGTCAAAACACGACGATTGCCTATCTGGCCGTGGCGCTGGCGGCGCTGATTTTCATCCTGTACGCCTTTGTCCGAACACCAGGTATCAACGACCCGGTGAAGGACCCGCGCACGCTGGCGCTCGTGACGGTGATTTCCTTCCTGTTGGGGGCTGCCTGTTCGGTGGCGTCGGGCTACATCGGCATGTGGATTTCCATTCGGACGAACATCCGTACGGCCTCGGCGGCCCTGACCTCGCTCAACGGCGCTTTGCAGGCGGCCCTGCGCGGGGGCGCCGTCGCCGGCCTGCTCGTCGTGGCGCTGTCGCTGCTGGGTGTTGCCGGTCTCTTTGCCATTGTCAGCCTGCTCAAGATTACGGAAATGAGCAAAATCCCGCTGCTGATTGCCGGTTACGGCTTTGGGGCATCCTTTGTGGCGCTCTTTGCGCAGTTGGGCGGGGGTATCTACACCAAGGCCGCGGATGTGGGCGCGGACCTGGTGGGCAAGGTCGAAGCCGGGATTCCCGAAGATGACCCGCGTAATCCGGCGGTCATCGCCGATCTGGTGGGCGACAACGTGGGCGACTGCGCCGGCCGTGGCGCGGATTTGTTTGAATCCATGGCGGCGGAAAACATCGGCGCACTCATTCTGGCGTCGTCCCTGTTTGCCGCCAACGCAACGGCCTTCGAGAAGTCGCAGCAGCTTGGCGTGTTGCTCTACCCGCTGGTGGTGGGGGCGTTTGGATTGCTGGCTTCCATCGTCGGGGTGATGGTCGTGCGTACGGATGAAAAATCCGACCCGATGAAGGCGCTCAACCGGGGCTTTTACGTCACCTGCCTGCTGGCGACGGCCGGGTTTTTCGTGGCGTCGAAGTGGTTGCTGGCCAGCACCGCCGCGCCCAATGCCTACCTGAGTTTCTTTGCATGTGGCGTCGTGGGCATCCTGACTTCGCTGGCCTTTGTGTTCATCACGCAGTATTACACGGAGTATCGCTACCGTCCGGTGAGGTCCATTGCCGATGCCTCGCAGACCGGTCCGGCGACGAACGTCATCATGGGGATTGCCGTCGGGTTGGAGTCCACGGCGATTCCGGTCGTGGTGATTGCGATTGCCGTGCTGACTTCCTACTACCTGGGCATGAATTCGGGCTTTGCCAAGGCCGGGCTGTTCGGGACGGCCGCTGCCACGATGGGTATGCTGGGTACGGCCGGTTACATCCTGGCCATGGATACCTTTGGGCCCATCACCGACAACGCCGGCGGGATTGTTGAAATGTCGGAACAGCCGGATGAAGTGCGTGAAAAGACAGACCGCCTGGATGCCGTCGGCAACACCACGAAGGCGCTGACGAAGGGGTACGCCGTGGGTTCGGCGGCCCTGGCGGCCTTCCTGCTGTTTTCGGCCTACATGGATGAAGTCCGCAGCTACTGGCCGTTTACCTACGGCCCGACGCTGGAGCGGATTGACCTTGCCAAGCCGGAAGTCTTCATCGGCGGGATGGTGGGGGCCATGCTGGTGATGCTGTTTGCTTCGCTGGCGATCAAGGCCGTTGGAGCCGTAGCGCAGGATGTCATCACGGAAGTGCGGCGGCAGTTCAGGAGCAATCCGGGCATTATGAAAGGGACGAGCAAGCCGGATTACGGTCACTGCGTGGACATCGTGACGCGCGGCGCGCTCAAGCAGATGGTGCTGCCGGGCGCATTGGTCGTCCTGACGCCGATCATCGTCGGGATTGTGTTTCGCCAGGTGTATTTGTCCCAGGGGATGACCGCGAACAGCGCCACCGGCGCAGAAGTCGTCGGCGGGTTGCTGCTTATCGGGACGATTGTGGGCATCCTGATGGCGTTGTTCCTGAACAACGGCGGCGGCGCGTGGGATAACGCCAAGAAGTACATCGAAACCGGCGCGCACGGCGGCAAACGGAGCGATGCCCACAAGGCGGCGGTGGTGGGCGATACCGTGGGCGATCCATTCAAGGACACGGCAGGACCCTCCCTGCACGTGCTCATCAAGCTGCTGGCCACGATCACACTGGTGATGGCGCCGTTGTTCATCTGA